NNNNNNNNNNNNNNNNNNNNNNNNNNNNNNNNNNNNNNNNNNNNNNNNNNNNNNNNNNNNNNNNNNNNNNNNNNNNNNNNNNNNNNNNNNNNNNNNNNNNNNNNNNNNNNNNNNNNNNNNNNNNNNNNNNNNNNNNNNNNNNNNNNNNNNNNNNNNNNNNNNNNNNNNNNNNNNNNNNNNNNNNNNNNNNNNNNNNNNNNNNNNNNNNNNNNNNNNNNNNNNNNNNNNNNNNNNNNNNNNNNNNNNNNNNNNNNNNNNNNNNNNNNNNNNNNNNNNNNNNNNNNNNNNNNNNNNNNNNNNNNNNNNNNNNNNNNNNNNNNNNNNNNNNNNNNNNNNNNNNNNNNNNNNNNNNNNNNNNNNNNNNNNNNNNNNNNNNNNNNNNNNNNNNNNNNNNNNNNNNNNNNNNNNNNNNNNNNNNNNNNNNNNNNNNNNNNNNNNNNNNNNNNNNNNNNNNNNNNNNNNNNNNNNNNNNNNNNNNNNNNNNNNNNNNNNNNNNNNNNNNNNNNNNNNNNNNNNNNNNNNNNNNNNNNNNNNNNNNNNNNNNNNNNNNNNNNNNNNNNNNNNNNNNNNNNNNNNNNNNNNNNNNNNNNNNNNNNNNNNNNNNNNNNNNNNNNNNNNNNNNNNNNNNNNNNNNNNNNNNNNNNNNNNNNNNNNNNNNNNNNNNNNNNNNNNNNNNNNNNNNNNNNNNNNNNNNNNNNNNNNNNNNNNNNNNNNNNNNNNNNNNNNNNNNNNNNNNNNNNNNNNNNNNNNNNNNNNNNNNNNNNNNNNNNNNNNNNNNNNNNNNNNNNNNNNNNNNNNNNNNNNNNNNNNNNNNNNNNNNNNNNNNNNNNNNNNNNNNNNNNNNNNNNNNNNNNNNNNNNNNNNNNNNNNNNNNNNNNNNNNNNNNNNNNNNNNNNNNNNNNNNNNNNNNNNNNNNNNNNNNNNNNNNNNNNNNNNNNNNNNNNNNNNNNNNNNNNNNNNNNNNNNNNNNNNNNNNNNNNNNNNNNNNNNNNNNNNNNNNNNNNNNNNNNNNNNNNNNNNNNNNNNNNNNNNNNNNNNNNNNNNNNNNNNNNNNNNNNNNNNNNNNNNNNNNNNNNNNNNNNNNNNNNNNNNNNNNNNNNNNNNNNNNNNNNNNNNNNNNNNNNNNNNNNNNNNNNNNNNNNNNNNNNNNNNNNNNNNNNNNNNNNNNNNNNNNNNNNNNNNNNNNNNNNNNNNNNNNNNNNNNNNNNNNNNNNNNNNNNNNNNNNNNNNNNNNNNNNNNNNNNNNNNNNNNNNNNNNNNNNNNNNNNNNNNNNNNNNNNNNNNNNNNNNNNNNNNNNNNNNNNNNNNNNNNNNNNNNNNNNNNNNNNNNNNNNNNNNNNNNNNNNNNNNNNNNNNNNNNNNNNNNNNNNNNNNNNNNNNNNNNNNNNNNNNNNNNNNNNNNNNNNNNNNNNNNNNNNNNNNNNNNNNNNNNNNNNNNNNNNNNNNNNNNNNNNNNNNNNNNNNNNNNNNNNNNNNNNNNNNNNNNNNNNNNNNNNNNNNNNNNNNNNNNNNNNNNNNNNNNNNNNNNNNNNNNNNNNNNNNNNNNNNNNNNNNNNNNNNNNNNNNNNNNNNNNNNNNNNNNNNNNNNNNNNNNNNNNNNNNNNNNNNNNNNNNNNNNNNNTGATGCCACCCAGTTGAACAACACCGACTTTTTTTCTGAAGATAATCTGAATATCGGAACGGGAACTTGTCTATTGCTTTTAATATGTAACTCACTTCTTGTGCAAATATCCGGCAAATCCAATCTCGATTTTATGTTGTCTTTTGTCTTCCCTGGGACATTCAATATTGTATTCATGATGTTCTCAAAGAAATTCTTCTCTGTATGCATCACATCGAGGTTGTGGCGCAGAAGAAGATCCTTCCAATATGGTAACTCCCAAAATATACTCTTCTTGTACCAGTTGTGATGAACACCGTAAGAATCAAGCATACATGCCAATTACCACTCCAACGAACTGTTTTGTTAGCTCCGTATTAGTCGATTTGCGCTTCAATTTGTTCTCCAGTTAGATATGGAGGAGTGTCTCTCACAACCCTTTTGTGCCTAAACAAATTCTTGTTTCTTTATTAAGGATGGCCAATGGGAAGAAATCGACGTTGTCAATCAAACCAACTTGTCTTCCTACCATTCTTCAGTTGAAATGCATCTGTCGTTCCATTACAATATGGACAAGCTAATCTCCCATGTGTAGTCCATCCAGACAACATCCCATAGGCAGGAAAATCACTTATGGTCCACAAAAGCATCGCTCGCATCGTAAAATTCGTCTTCGTTGAACAGTCATGCGTTCTAACCCCTGTTGACCACAAATCCTTCAACTCTTTTATCAGTGGTTGTAGGAAAACATCCAGGGACCTTTTTGGATGGTTCAGACCATGTATTAATATGGTCAAGAATAGAAACTCCCGTTGCATGCACATCTCCGGTGGCAGGTTGTATGGAGTAAGAAAGACTGGCCACAATGAATATTGTCTCCCTGACATTCCGAACGGACTAAATCCATCTGTGCATAATCCGAGATACACATTCCGGATATTGCTAGCGAAATCTGGATGTACTTTGTTGAAATGTTTCCAGGCTCTTGCATCTGATGGATGAGCCATCTCACCATCCGTCTGAGTATGCTCGGCATGCCATCTCATCTTTCCAGCAGTCTGCTCTGATTGATACAATCTTTTCAATCTGTCTGTAATTGGTAGGTACCACATCCTTTGGTACGGTACCCTATTACGTCCCCGTCCTTGCGGCTTGAATCGTGGCTTCTTGCAGAATCAACATTCTTCTAGCTTCTCATCATCTCCCCAATAGATCATGCAGTTGTCGATGCAAACATCTATCATCTCAGAAGGCAACCCAAGACTATAAACCAGTTTCTGAATCTCATAATAAGAATCAGCAGACACATTGTCTTCCGGCAAATACTCTTTAAACAAGTCCGCCCATTCGTTCATGCAACTTTCACGTGAAACCTCTATTTATTAAATGCTTCCAAACATTTTCACGGTTTGCCAGTTTCGAATTGTTGCATTTCCGACAAGGACAGAACATCTTACCACTTTCTTGGGCGAGCGGTGTTGAATCTGCTTGATGCATAAATGTCTCCAGCCCCGCAAGGTATTATTTAGACTAATTCATATCAAACATTTTTATTAACCAAAAAACATGCGCTTTCGAAGCGCAGATCAAAATCTAGTATTAATTTATAGTGTATGGAAATTTTCAAAAAAATATTATTTAGAAACAGAAGGGATATCATTTAACAAAATTAAAATCAAATATAATAGTAGCTTTTTGGTTTATGTAACTAAAACATCATATTGTTATTATGCATATATAATTTTTATTAAAATTTTAGTTCAGTTAATTCGTGAATTATAGTTTATTTTTGTTAAAAGTGAGTTATGGTTAATGCAATAGTATTTGGTAGTTATTCATATGCATGCATGGACGTAGCGATCTACGAAAGGAATTAGCCAACTTTCGTATATGAAGGGCTCGACTTGGTTTTCCCGATCCGCAAAGGCAGTTTTTGCGGTTGGTAGCGGTTGACAGCGTTTCGAAACAATCATACAAACTGGTACAAATCGTTCCAAACTGCTCTGAACTTCTTAAAATCAAAAGCTGGTTCCAGCTAGCATTTGCGGTTGCAGATGGAAAAAATAAAAATAAAATTATTTTCAAAAATATTTTAAAATTTTAATAATAAATTTTTAAATTTTTTAAATTTTTATATTTTATTACAATAGCATGTTTTATATTTTTATAATGTTATAATATGTTAATATGAATAATTTATTATTAAACCATTTCAATATCTTATAATCAACCAGTCACAAATATCCTGCAAACGCAACAATTTTCGAACGTTGTATCAATCATATAAAACGCTTAATAATGCCTGAAACCGCAACCCCACATCCGCAAACTCCCGCATCCGCATCCGCAACCACAACTGTTTAAACTAGTGGGCCCTAACCAGTATTGTGATATTGTTCCTTCAGCATGTAATCAATTACTAAATATAAGCTGGTGTTGCTCAAATTATGAAAACCTAACTTTATAATTTTCAGACATTGACATTAATTAATCAAATCATCACTCACGGAACACTGATGTAATAGTATTATCACATACGCTAATAAACCTAATTAATCTTGTTTTATTCCATAAACAAAGATACAGTTAGATTATAAAAACTACTATATGCAAATATTTCATCACTTAATTCAATGGAGCCCAGTTCAAACATTAGAAACAGTCTTCATTATTTTCCGTTGACTCGTCAATGGACCTCCACTCCGTATATTAATATATACCTGTTATAAGATAAGCATTGAAATGATCATCCACTTCTTTACCAAACTTAAACACTATGATCATCCACTCTTTTACCAACTCAAGCACTATGATCATCTACTCATCAAGCACTATGATCACCCACTCATTTACCAAATTAAGCACCATCTTTGTTATTTTATGTATTGTTGTTCACTATAAATACCATCACTCATCTCACTCTTTTGTACACCAAAAACAAGAACAAGAGTTTATAATCAAAGAATCATTACATCTTCTTCTTCCTCCTTATGATAAACTATCTCCCTTATATTAGTGTTATTTATTTCCTACGGGTATTAAATTCCACTCTTATTTAAATTTCTCGATACTATAAATTATAAGTTATTTCGTAACAATCCCCGGTTTATAAATTAAGAATAGTTTCTCATTATTTTCCGTTCTCTTCTTCTATTCAAATCTTCCGCACAATAATAAATGACAAACTATGGCGCGATTCAAACCTCGTCTCATACATCGCCGTCACCGGTGGTGGATGTCGAGTCTCTATCAAGCGACAACAACCAATGCACCGCGTGCGCCATGCCCCGTCGTCCTTGGGGAGTGATGTTCGACTTCCACTCCATGGGACTTCCTCACGGCGTCTCCGATGCTTCCTCCAGGTTCAAAACGAACTACAACTACTTCCGCACGAACTACGGGATCTTCTTTTCCATCAACATCTTGATAGCCATCTTCGGCATCAAGCATCCGTTCTCGCTCATCGCCTTCACCATGTTGGTTTCCATCTATATCTTACTTTATTACCTCCAGGAGGACGAAGAGCCGATCAAGCTGTTCTGTTGTCAGATCAGTGATCAGATGATTCGGATCGTCAAGACTTGCTTGTTTTTGTTAACCATGGCTCTTCTCGTCGTGACCAACGCAACGTACGTGATCTACGGTTGGCCGTTGGTGATCGTATATGTGCCGATCTTGATCCATACGGTGGTTAGGAAGACGGATGATCTATTCTTGGATGAAGAGGCGGCGACGAGGACTGAGACTTATTGGAGCTCACTCCGTTTCCATGTCATGTTCGCTCTCTTTAATTTGTACTTCAGCTTTGGTTAAGGGTTTAGGGACGTTACGAGTTTAGAGTTTGGTATGATTGATTGGCCGAACGTATAGACAGACTTATATACATTCAAACGTCTCCTGTTTTGTTTTTCATTTTTTTTCCGGCGAACTTTTGTCCCGCCGGACACCATGCAATCTCCGATCTTGTCCACCCATTTTAAGGGATATTAATTAATAGAGAAATTAAACTAAAAAAACAATTACGTGTCTTTGGTTGAATTGAAATTTGAAAGTATAGAAAAAGTCCCATTTTCACTTTGGTCGACTTGGTCATGCAATTTGTCGTTACATCTTAGTTTTATTATATTAATATGTCGTTACATCATCTACCGATGATCGTTCGTGGGTTGAATTTATTGTATTTTGATTGTTTCCAGGGTGTGACATCAACATATAGGAGTATCAAACTCTATAAAGAAATAAAGAAAGGCCATGTATATATATATATATAATGTACTTACTTTACTATGTCCTCGATATCGAGTAATAAAACCGTTTTGAGTCTTGCAGGGAGTGGGGCTTATGTTGTGATCGATAACATAAACAAGGAACCATCTAAATATTAGGACGACCAGAGTGATGAAGGTAAAATGTTCTGATTACCTTGTAACAATCTTTATCTCATAATTTCTGCTTGATCTTTTGATACATGTAGGGGAAAAGCGATCCTGATGAGGCGAAGGAACCTGGAAGTTGTAGCTATTCTCCAAAGGATAACGCTGATGCCAAAAGGTTGGAATAATACATTTAGAAGCTTGATTTTTTGTAGTCCTCTATGAAAAACAGATAGGCAGACAATCTAGTATATTGATTT
This sequence is a window from Brassica oleracea var. oleracea cultivar TO1000 chromosome C1, BOL, whole genome shotgun sequence. Protein-coding genes within it:
- the LOC106298774 gene encoding PRA1 family protein F3-like, with protein sequence MTNYGAIQTSSHTSPSPVVDVESLSSDNNQCTACAMPRRPWGVMFDFHSMGLPHGVSDASSRFKTNYNYFRTNYGIFFSINILIAIFGIKHPFSLIAFTMLVSIYILLYYLQEDEEPIKLFCCQISDQMIRIVKTCLFLLTMALLVVTNATYVIYGWPLVIVYVPILIHTVVRKTDDLFLDEEAATRTETYWSSLRFHVMFALFNLYFSFG